A stretch of the Papaver somniferum cultivar HN1 chromosome 6, ASM357369v1, whole genome shotgun sequence genome encodes the following:
- the LOC113291234 gene encoding uncharacterized protein LOC113291234 codes for MTPFQALYGYTTPHLAFPVQGTTSVVAVQDYLVERDHMLQLLKEDLSKAQHRMKHFADANRTNRSFTVGDLVFLKLQPYRQSSVSLRSNMKLSAKYFGQFEVLQRIGKVAYKLKLPVDSRIHPVFHVSQLKKKIGQHVSTTTSLPLVDPAGSFIITPIAVLDSRYILRGDTTIHQLLIHWAGALVEDATWEDAYHIHSQFPEFILEDKDLQKGRVLSCN; via the coding sequence ATGACTCCATTTCAAGCCTTGTATGGCTACACTACACCCCACCTAGCATTTCCAGTACAAGGCACCACTTCAGTTGTTGCTGTTCAGGACTACCTTGTTGAGAGAGATCACATGCTACAATTACTCAAGGAAGACCTTTCTAAAGCTCAACACAGAATGAAGCATTTTGCAGATGCCAACAGGACTAACAGATCTTTTActgtaggagatttggtattctTAAAATTGCAGCCTTACAGACAATCTTCTGTTTCTCTGAGATCTAATATGAAGTTGTCTGCTAAATACTTTGGAcaatttgaagtgttgcagagaATTGGCAAGGTAGCTTACAAACTCAAATTACCAGTGGATTCAAGAATTCACCCAGTTTTCCATGTGTCTCAGCTGAAGAAGAAGATAGGCCAACATGTTTCAACTACCACTTCCCTGCCACTGGTTGATCCTGCTGGTTCCTTCATTATCACTCCAATTGCAGTTCTGGATTCCAGATACATCCTCAGAGGAGACACCACCATTCACCAATTACTTATTCATTGGGCTGGAGCTCTTGTAGAAGATGCAACATGGGAAGATGCCTATCACATTCATTCTCAATTCCCAGagtttatccttgaggacaaggatcttcAAAAGGGGAGAGTATTGTCATGTAACTAA